In Sedimentibacter sp. MB31-C6, one genomic interval encodes:
- the tyrS gene encoding tyrosine--tRNA ligase, whose product MNKENVFDVLKERGYLEQCTHEDEIRELLGKESVTFYIGFDPTADSLHIGHYIQIMVMSIMQKYGHKPIALIGGGTTMIGDPSDRTGMRSIMTQEIITRNGENFKKVFEKFLDFSDDKAIMDNNAEWLLPLNFLEFMREVGVHFSVNRMLTAECYKNRMEQGLTFFEFGYMLMQSYDFYVLNQKYDCKMQFGGNDQWSNIIGGIELTRRKSGKQLYGMTFSLLTNSEGKKMGKTEKGALWLDRNKTTPYEFYQYWRNIDDADVEKCLALLTFIPMDEVRRLGSLEGAEINKAKEILAYEVTKLIHSEEDAVKAQDAARALFGGSADSENIPSTELTADELGDGMTVIDLMVKANLIKSKSEGRRLIEQSGVSVNDNIVGDVGSTVSKSDFEDGKLMIKKGKKVYHRIKLI is encoded by the coding sequence ATGAATAAGGAAAATGTATTTGATGTGTTAAAAGAAAGAGGATATTTAGAGCAATGTACTCATGAAGATGAAATTAGAGAACTCTTAGGAAAAGAATCTGTAACATTTTATATAGGTTTTGACCCTACTGCTGATAGTTTGCATATAGGTCATTATATACAAATAATGGTTATGTCTATAATGCAAAAATATGGTCATAAACCAATAGCTCTAATTGGTGGAGGAACCACTATGATTGGTGATCCCAGCGACAGAACAGGTATGCGCTCTATAATGACACAAGAGATAATTACTCGAAATGGAGAAAATTTTAAAAAAGTATTTGAGAAATTTTTAGATTTTTCTGATGATAAAGCAATCATGGATAATAATGCAGAATGGCTTTTACCTTTAAACTTTCTTGAATTTATGCGTGAAGTAGGAGTTCACTTTTCAGTTAACAGAATGCTAACTGCAGAATGTTACAAAAATAGAATGGAACAAGGACTTACATTCTTTGAATTTGGTTACATGTTGATGCAATCCTATGATTTCTATGTTTTAAATCAGAAATATGACTGTAAAATGCAGTTTGGTGGTAATGACCAATGGTCTAACATCATAGGCGGTATCGAATTAACAAGGAGAAAGTCAGGAAAACAGTTATACGGTATGACATTTTCATTGTTGACAAACAGTGAAGGTAAGAAAATGGGCAAGACTGAAAAGGGAGCCCTTTGGTTAGATAGAAACAAAACTACACCATACGAATTTTATCAGTACTGGAGAAACATCGATGATGCTGATGTTGAAAAATGTCTTGCATTATTAACATTCATTCCAATGGATGAAGTTAGAAGACTTGGAAGCTTAGAAGGAGCTGAAATTAATAAAGCAAAAGAAATTCTTGCATATGAGGTTACTAAGCTTATTCATTCGGAAGAGGATGCTGTTAAGGCACAGGATGCTGCAAGAGCATTATTTGGGGGAAGTGCAGATTCTGAGAACATTCCATCTACAGAGCTTACAGCTGATGAGCTTGGAGATGGTATGACAGTAATAGACCTTATGGTAAAAGCAAACCTTATTAAATCAAAGAGTGAAGGCAGAAGGTTAATCGAACAATCTGGAGTATCAGTTAATGATAATATAGTAGGAGATGTAGGTTCAACAGTTTCAAAATCAGATTTTGAAGACGGAAAATTAATGATTAAAAAAGGCAAGAAAGTATACCACAGAATTAAATTGATTTAA
- a CDS encoding CAP domain-containing protein: MKHKVLALTLSTVLALSSTTAFAAEETYCTKKYDINNLLRNFNQNYSQTSNTKYKLTINGKSVDLNSINWKELLNKNLSKSKVTEPVEQEQEVTEQVEKKQEVTEPVEKEQETPEKENTQNESKDSTISSSLEYEQKVVELVNVERQKAGLSALTLDTSISNVARTKSKDMANNNYFAHQSPTYGSAGDMLRQFGISWSAWGENIAYGQKTPEIVVDAWMNSPGHRANILSSNFNKIGVGYVTNSNGRPYWTQIFTN, from the coding sequence ATGAAGCATAAGGTATTAGCACTAACATTATCTACGGTATTAGCATTATCATCTACAACAGCATTTGCTGCGGAAGAGACATATTGTACTAAAAAGTATGACATTAATAACTTACTTAGAAATTTTAATCAAAATTATAGTCAAACAAGTAATACAAAATATAAACTGACTATAAACGGTAAAAGTGTAGATTTAAATTCAATTAATTGGAAAGAGTTACTTAACAAAAATTTATCTAAATCAAAGGTTACAGAGCCAGTTGAACAGGAACAAGAGGTTACAGAGCAAGTTGAGAAGAAACAAGAGGTTACAGAGCCAGTTGAAAAGGAACAAGAAACACCTGAAAAAGAGAATACTCAAAATGAATCAAAGGATTCAACAATTTCTTCTAGCTTAGAATATGAGCAAAAAGTAGTAGAACTTGTTAATGTGGAAAGACAAAAAGCTGGTTTGTCTGCTCTTACGCTAGATACATCTATTTCTAACGTTGCTAGAACTAAATCAAAAGATATGGCGAATAATAATTACTTTGCACACCAATCTCCAACTTACGGAAGTGCTGGAGACATGTTAAGACAATTTGGAATTAGCTGGTCTGCATGGGGTGAAAATATTGCATATGGTCAAAAAACTCCTGAAATAGTAGTAGATGCATGGATGAATTCTCCAGGTCATAGAGCTAACATCCTTTCATCAAACTTTAACAAAATAGGAGTAGGATACGTTACAAACTCAAACGGAAGACCATACTGGACACAAATATTCACAAATTAA
- a CDS encoding CAP domain-containing protein produces the protein MKNKIIAMALTLTLALSSTTVFAAGMESYPTYDWSFINNLFASEPWNTQSVEPLEDTTQTETPSIENTQQANTFSDNTQLTEQENIQTNNTTAPTSKSNYEQKVVELVNVERQKVGLPSLSFDSAISNVARAKSKDMADNNYFAHQSPTYGSAGDMLKQNGINYSAWGENIAKGQRSPEEVVNAWMNSEGHKANILSPNFSKLGVGYVTNSTGTPYWTQMFTN, from the coding sequence ATGAAAAATAAGATAATTGCAATGGCATTAACATTAACATTAGCACTATCATCTACAACAGTCTTTGCTGCAGGAATGGAAAGCTATCCAACATATGATTGGTCATTTATAAATAATTTATTTGCATCTGAACCATGGAATACTCAATCAGTAGAACCTTTAGAAGATACTACACAAACTGAAACTCCTTCTATTGAAAATACACAACAAGCAAATACCTTTAGTGATAATACACAATTAACTGAACAGGAAAATATACAAACAAACAACACTACAGCTCCTACATCAAAATCAAATTATGAACAAAAAGTAGTTGAACTTGTAAATGTAGAAAGACAAAAAGTTGGTCTTCCTTCTCTTTCATTTGATTCAGCTATTTCCAATGTAGCTAGAGCTAAATCTAAGGATATGGCTGACAACAATTACTTTGCACACCAATCACCAACTTACGGTAGCGCAGGTGACATGTTGAAGCAAAATGGAATTAATTATTCTGCATGGGGCGAAAATATTGCAAAAGGTCAAAGATCTCCTGAAGAAGTAGTAAATGCTTGGATGAACTCAGAAGGTCACAAAGCAAACATCCTTTCACCTAACTTTTCAAAATTAGGTGTAGGTTATGTAACAAACTCAACAGGAACACCATACTGGACACAAATGTTCACAAATTAA
- a CDS encoding efflux RND transporter periplasmic adaptor subunit: MKNKKFKWIVIIAAILTVVFIGFKFVTYRTTNKTNATEILNNEIEYTVSKDNISVSVSESGSVNPSDKREIKSEIDGTVDKIYVTEGDLVEKDQILTSLKSDMASDSQTEINGIELNIEKTQRELNELYKNQDDLNIYAPVSGVISGMDIEVGDEISTNYNIATVKDTDNSYVEVFFTKGQFDKISIDDEASIFMTKYLSTHSGTVIEKNSTPVQQGGGTFGYIVTLKMKNPGGFSVGDLAQVTVTNSQGSYEGMSNGKIIDVKEENITAKVGGKIKSVNTENGKYIDKGDIIAIIEGEDLALEIAEKQNSIAKYQSQIEDLVEGDTIYSPMKGTVLQINVSEEEVVDRTTTLMTVADLENMEVVIAVDELDIDKIKLGQQANIYSDVYPDDKFTGKVAKISMEGKSQNGITTYDVTVKLDDRKTLMSGMNVDVEILADSKKNVLVIPIDAVHRLNGNYMVTVKDESGNKKDMKVKLGLATKDKVEIISGINEGNVIVYNSVQSNSSEMPGKNVNIMPGMGGSRKGVVVTK, from the coding sequence ATGAAAAACAAAAAATTTAAATGGATTGTTATTATTGCAGCAATTCTTACTGTTGTATTTATTGGTTTCAAATTCGTTACTTATAGAACTACCAACAAAACTAATGCAACTGAAATTTTAAACAATGAAATTGAATATACCGTTTCAAAAGATAACATATCTGTTTCTGTTTCAGAAAGCGGAAGTGTTAATCCATCAGATAAAAGGGAAATAAAATCCGAAATTGATGGAACTGTTGATAAAATTTATGTTACAGAAGGAGATTTAGTGGAAAAAGATCAAATACTTACATCCTTAAAGTCTGATATGGCAAGCGATAGTCAAACAGAAATTAATGGAATTGAATTAAATATTGAAAAAACTCAACGAGAACTAAACGAATTATACAAAAATCAAGATGATTTAAATATATATGCCCCAGTTTCCGGAGTGATTTCTGGCATGGATATTGAGGTTGGAGATGAAATCAGCACTAATTATAATATAGCCACTGTTAAAGATACTGACAATTCATATGTCGAAGTATTTTTTACTAAAGGTCAATTTGACAAAATATCTATTGACGACGAAGCATCTATATTTATGACCAAATATTTATCAACTCATTCAGGAACTGTAATTGAAAAGAATAGCACTCCTGTTCAACAAGGCGGAGGTACATTTGGATACATAGTAACTCTTAAGATGAAAAATCCCGGTGGATTCAGTGTAGGGGACCTAGCTCAAGTCACTGTAACCAATAGTCAAGGCTCATATGAAGGTATGAGCAACGGTAAAATTATTGATGTAAAAGAAGAAAATATTACTGCTAAAGTAGGTGGTAAGATTAAATCTGTAAATACTGAAAATGGAAAGTACATCGATAAAGGTGATATTATAGCAATTATTGAAGGTGAAGACTTAGCCCTTGAAATAGCTGAAAAACAAAATTCAATTGCAAAGTATCAATCTCAAATAGAAGATTTAGTTGAAGGAGATACTATTTACTCTCCCATGAAAGGCACTGTTCTTCAAATTAATGTATCAGAAGAAGAGGTTGTTGACAGAACTACAACTTTAATGACTGTTGCAGACCTTGAAAATATGGAAGTAGTTATTGCTGTTGATGAACTCGATATAGATAAAATAAAATTAGGACAACAAGCCAATATTTATAGTGATGTTTATCCTGATGATAAATTCACCGGCAAAGTAGCTAAAATATCAATGGAAGGAAAAAGTCAAAACGGAATTACTACATATGATGTAACTGTTAAATTAGATGATAGAAAAACTCTTATGTCAGGTATGAATGTAGATGTTGAAATATTAGCAGATAGCAAAAAAAATGTACTAGTCATCCCTATCGATGCTGTTCATAGACTAAATGGAAATTATATGGTAACTGTTAAAGATGAATCTGGCAATAAAAAAGATATGAAAGTAAAGCTGGGATTAGCTACAAAAGATAAAGTTGAAATTATTTCAGGAATAAATGAAGGTAAT